From Brochothrix thermosphacta DSM 20171 = FSL F6-1036, a single genomic window includes:
- a CDS encoding IS30 family transposase translates to MTYTHLTTDELVLIESYYHQTKKVKFVAETLKRSRQTIYNVYNALDDGLSMLDYYQRYKNNKKNCGRLPILLPDNETDYIQKKVAQGWTPDVIIGRNEFPISCSVRTLYRLFKRGYFNLAALPMKGKRKPNGHKEKRGKQAFKRTIHQRDKENRHFKSEFGHLEGDTIVGRNHKSAVITLVERLSKVIITLKPTGRQAIDIENSLNNWFKTIPTHLFKSITFDCGKEFSNWKSVSNSNDINIYFADPGTPSQRGLNENSNGLLRKDGLPKRMNFNEVDEAFIQSVASKRNNIPRKSLNYKTPLEVFLSYVNNDILSSLI, encoded by the coding sequence ATGACCTATACACATCTTACTACAGATGAACTCGTTTTAATAGAATCATATTATCATCAAACTAAGAAAGTTAAATTTGTTGCAGAGACTTTAAAACGTTCGAGACAAACTATTTATAATGTTTACAACGCTTTAGATGATGGTTTATCTATGCTAGATTACTACCAACGATACAAAAATAATAAAAAAAATTGTGGGAGACTTCCTATCCTTTTACCTGATAATGAAACTGACTATATTCAAAAGAAAGTGGCTCAAGGGTGGACACCAGACGTGATTATTGGTCGTAACGAGTTTCCTATTTCTTGTTCTGTTCGTACTCTTTATAGACTATTTAAGCGTGGCTATTTTAACTTAGCCGCCTTACCAATGAAAGGGAAAAGAAAGCCGAATGGTCACAAAGAAAAGAGAGGTAAACAAGCTTTTAAAAGAACGATTCATCAGCGTGATAAGGAAAATCGTCACTTCAAAAGTGAGTTTGGTCACCTTGAAGGTGACACTATCGTTGGCAGAAATCATAAAAGTGCTGTTATTACCTTAGTTGAAAGACTATCAAAAGTAATTATTACGTTGAAACCTACCGGCAGACAAGCAATAGATATTGAAAACAGTTTAAACAACTGGTTTAAAACAATTCCCACTCATTTATTTAAGTCTATTACGTTTGATTGTGGTAAAGAATTTTCTAATTGGAAATCTGTCAGTAACTCCAATGATATTAATATCTACTTTGCTGATCCAGGTACTCCCTCACAAAGAGGGTTAAATGAGAACTCCAACGGATTATTACGCAAGGACGGACTACCTAAGAGAATGAATTTCAATGAAGTTGATGAAGCGTTCATTCAGTCTGTTGCTTCTAAAAGAAATAACATTCCTAGAAAGTCATTGAACTATAAAACACCATTGGAAGTATTTTTGAGTTATGTTAATAATGATATTTTGTCTAGCTTAATTTGA
- a CDS encoding MutS-related protein has translation MFDLILYNFMLGSIAKKQSDVAIIWHALAKLDINISVCKYRETLSFYAIPVFSDVDRFLFKEMVHPLTEEGVPNSLTWNDNIILTGTNSAGKSTFIKALALNVILAQAINTVVAEKAVLNKIVVQTSMAIKDDLLTGESFFVAETKSIRRLLTLVAKKQPTLVIMDEILKGTNANERISASLALMKWFNQFDELKVCIATHDLMLAEVGMRGFVNYHFSNKVVGEQIEFDYKLQKGISKIRNAIGILAAYDFPAEVVMEAKRISKLIDSVGGIDNVVYRRTYIK, from the coding sequence TTGTTTGATTTAATATTATATAATTTTATGCTAGGTTCAATAGCGAAAAAGCAAAGTGATGTTGCAATTATCTGGCATGCGCTTGCAAAGTTGGACATTAATATAAGTGTCTGTAAATATCGAGAGACCTTATCATTTTACGCGATACCAGTATTTTCTGACGTAGATAGATTCCTATTTAAAGAAATGGTCCACCCGCTAACAGAAGAAGGAGTGCCTAATTCGTTAACATGGAATGATAACATTATTTTAACGGGAACCAATTCCGCTGGAAAATCCACCTTCATAAAAGCTTTGGCCCTTAATGTTATTTTGGCGCAAGCTATTAATACTGTTGTAGCTGAAAAAGCAGTGTTAAACAAGATAGTTGTGCAAACATCGATGGCTATTAAGGATGATCTTTTAACAGGAGAGAGTTTTTTTGTTGCAGAAACCAAATCAATCCGACGCTTATTGACTTTAGTTGCAAAAAAACAGCCGACATTAGTGATTATGGATGAAATTTTGAAAGGAACAAATGCTAATGAGCGTATTTCTGCTTCTCTAGCGTTGATGAAATGGTTTAATCAATTTGATGAATTAAAGGTTTGTATTGCCACGCATGATTTAATGCTAGCAGAAGTAGGGATGAGAGGTTTTGTTAATTACCATTTTTCCAATAAAGTAGTAGGTGAACAGATTGAGTTTGATTACAAATTGCAAAAGGGTATTTCAAAAATAAGAAATGCTATTGGGATTTTAGCAGCCTATGATTTTCCGGCAGAAGTTGTTATGGAAGCGAAGCGTATTAGTAAATTGATTGATAGTGTTGGGGGGATTGATAACGTTGTATATAGAAGAACATATATAAAGTAA
- the rpmB gene encoding 50S ribosomal protein L28 encodes MAKQCVITGRKTSTGNRRSHALNANRRTWKANLQKVRILVDGKPKKVWVSTRALKSGKVERV; translated from the coding sequence ATGGCAAAACAATGTGTAATTACTGGACGTAAAACTTCAACTGGTAACCGTCGTTCTCACGCTTTAAACGCTAACCGTCGTACTTGGAAAGCTAACTTGCAAAAAGTTCGTATTCTTGTTGATGGTAAACCTAAAAAAGTATGGGTTTCAACTCGTGCATTAAAATCAGGTAAAGTTGAACGTGTTTAA